The Fulvivirga ligni genome window below encodes:
- the fsa gene encoding fructose-6-phosphate aldolase, giving the protein MKFFIDTANLDEIQEAYDLGVLDGVTTNPSLMAKEGIKGDENVKAHYKAICDIVDNNVSAEVIATDFDSMIKEGEELAKIDDKIVVKIPMIKDGVKAIKYLSSQEIRTNCTLVFSAGQALLAAKAGASYVSPFIGRLDDIAYDGLTLIEQIVNIYDNYGYATEVLAASIRHTMHLIQCAEIGADVATCPLKVITSLLNHPLTDSGLEKFLADHKKVNG; this is encoded by the coding sequence ATGAAATTCTTTATAGATACCGCAAACTTAGATGAAATCCAAGAGGCATATGACCTTGGCGTTTTAGATGGTGTAACTACCAACCCTTCTTTAATGGCTAAAGAAGGAATTAAAGGAGATGAAAATGTAAAAGCTCATTATAAAGCTATCTGTGACATTGTAGATAACAATGTAAGTGCAGAAGTAATTGCTACTGACTTTGACTCAATGATCAAAGAAGGTGAAGAGCTTGCAAAGATAGATGATAAGATCGTAGTAAAGATACCTATGATTAAAGATGGTGTTAAAGCCATTAAATACCTTTCTTCACAAGAAATAAGAACTAACTGTACTTTAGTATTCTCTGCAGGACAAGCTTTACTTGCTGCTAAAGCTGGTGCCAGTTATGTTTCTCCATTCATTGGAAGATTAGATGATATTGCTTATGATGGTCTTACTTTAATAGAGCAAATCGTAAATATTTATGATAACTATGGTTATGCTACTGAAGTATTAGCTGCTAGTATCAGACACACCATGCACCTTATTCAGTGTGCAGAGATTGGTGCTGATGTAGCTACTTGTCCTTTAAAAGTTATCACTAGCTTATTAAACCACCCGCTTACTGATTCTGGCTTAGAGAAATTCTTAGCTGACCATAAAAAAGTGAACGGTTAA
- a CDS encoding cell division ATP-binding protein FtsE produces the protein MSFSSDPVVRIKDASIFQDDRTVLNDVNCEIEKGEFVFLVGRTGGGKTSLLKTLYADLDLRLGEINVAGFNIGNIRHSEVPLLRRKLGIIFQDFQLFPDRTVAENLIFVMKATGWKEKSKMKARITEVLIQVGLGSVASKMPHQLSGGEQQRVVIARALLNEPVILLADEPTGNLDPEVSQGIFKLFQDINKSGTAVLMATHDHNLVKNHPARVLKCENGKVLDSKIESFELSTKYY, from the coding sequence ATGTCTTTTTCTTCCGATCCCGTAGTACGAATAAAGGATGCCTCCATCTTTCAGGACGACAGAACTGTTTTGAATGATGTCAATTGCGAAATTGAAAAAGGCGAATTTGTTTTCCTTGTGGGTAGAACCGGTGGGGGAAAGACATCTCTTCTTAAAACCTTATATGCCGATCTAGACCTTAGACTTGGCGAAATTAATGTGGCCGGTTTTAACATTGGCAACATCAGACATAGTGAAGTCCCTTTATTGAGAAGAAAACTGGGGATCATCTTTCAAGACTTTCAATTATTTCCTGACAGAACTGTAGCTGAAAACCTCATTTTCGTAATGAAGGCTACCGGTTGGAAAGAGAAATCTAAAATGAAGGCCAGAATCACCGAGGTACTTATTCAGGTAGGACTTGGTTCTGTTGCGTCTAAAATGCCTCACCAGTTATCCGGAGGTGAGCAGCAAAGAGTAGTGATAGCCAGAGCCTTATTAAACGAACCCGTTATTCTATTAGCAGATGAGCCTACTGGAAACCTCGACCCTGAAGTTTCTCAAGGCATCTTCAAACTCTTCCAGGATATCAACAAAAGCGGTACTGCAGTGCTAATGGCTACTCATGACCATAATTTGGTAAAGAACCACCCGGCCAGAGTGCTTAAATGTGAGAATGGTAAAGTGCTAGACTCTAAAATTGAAAGCTTCGAACTTAGTACCAAATATTACTAA
- a CDS encoding RNA polymerase sigma factor, with protein sequence MADQSINIHADVIERCRNGNRKAYSELYQLYAKAMFNVCLRMVKDRNDAEDVLQDAFVSAFKNLTSYKGDSTFGAWLKRIVINKSINFLQKKRLEFDDVDNYEEPVLVSESEDPDIQYKVDLIKEAMMQLPDGYRIVFSLYLMEGYDHSEIAEILDISESTSKSQLNRSKTKLKQIIKEGLNYGG encoded by the coding sequence TTGGCAGATCAGAGCATAAATATACACGCAGATGTAATTGAGAGGTGTCGTAATGGCAATAGGAAAGCTTATAGTGAGTTATATCAGCTATATGCTAAGGCTATGTTCAATGTATGTCTTCGCATGGTCAAAGATAGAAATGATGCCGAAGATGTACTGCAAGATGCTTTTGTAAGCGCCTTTAAAAATCTAACCAGCTATAAAGGTGATTCTACTTTTGGAGCCTGGCTTAAGCGAATTGTAATCAATAAAAGTATCAACTTCTTACAGAAAAAGAGACTGGAATTTGATGATGTAGATAACTATGAAGAGCCTGTTTTGGTTAGCGAGTCTGAAGATCCAGATATACAATATAAGGTAGACTTGATAAAAGAGGCCATGATGCAGCTGCCAGATGGTTACCGTATAGTATTTTCACTATATTTAATGGAAGGCTATGACCATAGTGAAATTGCCGAGATATTAGATATTTCTGAATCAACCTCTAAATCACAGTTAAATAGATCTAAAACAAAACTAAAGCAGATAATAAAGGAGGGACTAAATTATGGGGGATAA
- a CDS encoding glycoside hydrolase family 3 N-terminal domain-containing protein, whose product MKIKTGLTAFILLISLFAFGQKNDEAKIEALIKKMTLEEKVGQMAQITLDVIGKGDNIYSSYEPLKLDPEAMKKALVKYHIGSVLNTANNRALTPEKWHDIISEIQKVAMKDTRLRIPVIYGVDEIHGATYTVGATMFPQQIAQGASRNRELVKQGAQITAYETRASSIPWNFSPVLDLGMDPRFSRMWESFGEDPYLVTELGVQMIDGYEGDNNDVGNPEHIASSLKHFLGYHAAISGKDRTPSYIPEDVLREYHLPSFKAAVEAGAHTIMVNSGIINGVPVHANYELLTKLLKEELGFKGLVVTDWADIENLHRRDRVAATNKDAVMMAINAGIDMSMIPYQYEPFCNDLIALVKEGKVSMDRIDDAVRRVLRVKYALNLFEKPTTNYKDYPKFGSEEFEKAAYTMASEAITLLKNDENVLPLGKNTKVLVAGPNANSMRTLNGAWTYSWQGEKTPEYTEQYNTILEAIQGKVGKENVSYASGVSYKMDGKYYEDQVDDIDAAVEAAKSADVVILCLGENTYTEKPGDLNDLYISENQTELANKLAEVGKPVILVLNEGRPRVISRFEREMDAVVQTYLPGNFGGDALADILFGDVNPSGKLPYTYPRYPNATISYIHKPSEEQKKAEGVYNYEADYNPQFSFGYGLSYTTFEYSGLKADKSSFKKGEAVKISVTVKNTGKVAGKEVIHLFSSDLYASHITPDVKRLRGFEKIMLEPGQSKTVDFTLTSEDLSYFGKGGEKITEAGDFEIMVADKKIKISLVE is encoded by the coding sequence ATGAAGATAAAGACCGGATTAACTGCGTTTATTTTATTAATAAGTCTTTTTGCTTTTGGTCAGAAGAACGATGAAGCTAAAATAGAAGCTCTAATCAAGAAAATGACTCTTGAGGAAAAAGTGGGTCAGATGGCTCAAATTACTCTGGATGTTATAGGAAAAGGAGATAACATATATTCAAGTTATGAGCCGCTAAAGCTAGATCCAGAGGCTATGAAAAAGGCCCTTGTCAAGTATCATATCGGGTCAGTTTTAAATACAGCCAATAATCGCGCCCTTACTCCTGAAAAATGGCATGACATCATCAGCGAGATTCAAAAAGTGGCGATGAAAGATACTCGCTTAAGAATACCGGTTATTTACGGTGTAGATGAAATACATGGAGCTACATATACTGTAGGCGCTACCATGTTTCCTCAGCAAATAGCTCAAGGGGCCAGTAGAAATAGAGAATTAGTGAAGCAAGGTGCTCAGATTACCGCTTATGAAACCAGAGCTAGCTCTATTCCATGGAACTTCTCTCCCGTACTTGATCTCGGTATGGATCCTCGTTTCTCTCGTATGTGGGAGTCTTTTGGTGAAGATCCGTATTTGGTTACTGAGTTGGGTGTACAAATGATTGATGGTTATGAGGGTGATAATAATGATGTAGGCAATCCAGAACACATCGCTTCTAGTTTAAAGCATTTTCTTGGGTATCATGCTGCTATATCAGGTAAAGACAGAACACCGTCTTATATTCCTGAAGACGTGTTGAGAGAGTATCATTTGCCATCTTTTAAAGCGGCCGTTGAAGCCGGGGCTCACACTATTATGGTGAACTCAGGTATTATCAATGGTGTGCCTGTTCATGCTAACTATGAGTTACTTACCAAGCTTTTAAAAGAAGAATTAGGCTTTAAAGGTTTAGTGGTGACCGACTGGGCAGACATTGAAAATTTACATAGAAGAGATAGAGTAGCTGCTACTAACAAAGATGCTGTGATGATGGCTATCAATGCTGGTATTGACATGTCAATGATTCCATACCAATATGAGCCTTTCTGTAATGATCTTATTGCATTGGTGAAAGAAGGTAAGGTAAGCATGGATCGTATAGATGATGCCGTGAGAAGAGTTTTAAGAGTGAAATATGCTCTGAACCTTTTTGAAAAACCAACTACCAACTATAAAGACTATCCTAAATTCGGAAGTGAGGAGTTTGAAAAAGCTGCATACACTATGGCTTCAGAGGCCATCACTTTGCTTAAGAATGATGAAAATGTGTTGCCTTTGGGTAAAAATACTAAAGTTCTCGTGGCAGGTCCTAATGCAAACTCTATGAGAACCTTAAACGGAGCATGGACTTACTCATGGCAAGGAGAAAAAACTCCAGAATATACTGAGCAATACAATACTATTTTAGAAGCTATTCAAGGTAAAGTAGGAAAGGAAAATGTATCATATGCTTCTGGTGTAAGTTATAAAATGGATGGCAAGTACTATGAAGATCAGGTGGATGATATTGATGCGGCAGTAGAAGCAGCAAAGTCTGCGGATGTGGTAATTCTATGCCTGGGAGAAAACACTTACACTGAAAAGCCGGGTGACTTAAATGATCTTTATATCTCTGAGAATCAGACTGAATTGGCTAATAAACTAGCCGAAGTAGGTAAGCCAGTGATATTAGTACTTAACGAAGGAAGACCACGTGTAATTAGCCGTTTTGAAAGAGAAATGGATGCTGTAGTACAAACATACCTTCCTGGTAATTTCGGTGGAGATGCCCTGGCAGATATCTTGTTTGGAGACGTAAATCCTTCAGGTAAACTTCCATATACCTATCCAAGATATCCTAATGCTACAATTTCATATATCCATAAGCCATCTGAAGAGCAGAAAAAGGCTGAGGGTGTGTACAATTATGAAGCAGATTATAATCCGCAGTTCTCATTCGGGTACGGATTGAGCTACACTACTTTCGAATATTCAGGGTTGAAGGCTGACAAGTCAAGCTTTAAGAAAGGAGAGGCAGTGAAAATATCAGTTACAGTTAAGAATACAGGTAAAGTAGCTGGTAAAGAAGTTATTCATCTGTTCTCTAGCGACTTATATGCTAGCCATATTACTCCTGATGTAAAAAGGCTTAGAGGATTTGAAAAAATCATGCTAGAGCCAGGACAATCTAAAACGGTAGACTTTACCCTCACCTCTGAAGACTTAAGCTACTTCGGTAAAGGAGGAGAAAAAATAACAGAAGCAGGCGACTTTGAAATTATGGTTGCCGATAAAAAAATTAAGATCTCACTAGTGGAGTAA
- a CDS encoding glycoside hydrolase family 30 protein — MRVKGVFALISAGLLTLACSGKKEAQEIQVLPLKAMITTGDQSKLLLEQEVVHIDTATDVSNAVIEINPEQKYQEIDGFGYTLTGGSAMHIHQMDSSSRHQLLQNLFSTDGESIGVSYLRLSVGASDLDAEPFSYDDLADGEEDVELKKFTLERDQEHLIPVLKEILSINPDIQILGSPWSPPKWMKDNKDTRGGSLLPKFYDAYSHYLVKYIQGMEAEGITIHALTIQNEPLHPGNNPSLLMKADQQAEFIKTSLGPVFQDAGIKTKIIVYDHNADRPDYPATIYQDEEAAKYVDGAAFHLYGGTIDTLKSLHDQYPDKNLYFTEQWIGAPGNFPQDIKWHTKELIIGATRNWCKTVLEWNLAADPDQNPHTDRGGCDRCLGAVTIDGNEVIRNPAYYIIAHASKYVRPGSVRVESNMIDGLPNVAFKTPAGEIINIVLNEGSDDQVFTMRIKDKEITTKLQPGAVATYIYQL, encoded by the coding sequence ATGAGAGTGAAGGGAGTATTTGCGTTAATTTCAGCTGGATTATTAACCCTAGCATGTAGCGGTAAAAAGGAAGCTCAGGAAATTCAGGTTTTACCATTAAAGGCCATGATCACCACGGGCGATCAAAGTAAATTGCTATTGGAACAAGAAGTTGTGCATATTGACACTGCCACAGATGTATCCAATGCTGTTATCGAAATTAACCCTGAGCAGAAGTATCAGGAGATTGATGGCTTTGGATATACGCTCACAGGCGGAAGTGCGATGCACATTCACCAGATGGATAGCAGTTCACGTCATCAGCTATTACAAAATCTGTTTTCAACTGATGGTGAGTCTATTGGAGTGAGCTATCTGAGGCTCAGTGTCGGAGCTTCTGATCTAGATGCGGAGCCATTTTCTTATGATGATCTTGCTGATGGAGAAGAAGATGTTGAATTAAAGAAATTCACATTGGAGAGAGACCAAGAACATCTTATTCCGGTTTTGAAGGAAATCTTATCCATTAATCCTGATATTCAAATTTTAGGATCACCATGGTCTCCGCCTAAGTGGATGAAAGATAATAAGGATACCAGAGGAGGAAGTCTTCTCCCTAAATTCTATGATGCATATTCTCATTATTTAGTGAAGTATATTCAAGGAATGGAGGCTGAAGGGATTACTATCCATGCCTTAACCATTCAGAATGAACCTCTGCATCCTGGTAATAACCCAAGTCTACTCATGAAGGCTGATCAACAGGCTGAGTTTATAAAAACCAGTTTAGGGCCTGTTTTTCAAGATGCCGGCATTAAAACTAAGATTATAGTATATGATCATAATGCCGATAGACCAGATTATCCGGCTACCATTTACCAGGATGAAGAAGCTGCCAAATATGTAGATGGAGCAGCTTTCCATTTATACGGCGGTACTATTGACACGCTCAAAAGTCTTCATGATCAATACCCTGATAAGAATTTATATTTCACAGAGCAATGGATTGGAGCTCCAGGTAATTTTCCTCAGGATATCAAGTGGCATACTAAAGAGTTGATTATTGGGGCTACTAGAAATTGGTGTAAAACGGTATTGGAATGGAACCTTGCGGCTGATCCAGATCAGAACCCACATACTGATAGAGGTGGCTGTGACAGATGTCTTGGTGCGGTAACTATTGATGGTAATGAGGTAATCAGGAACCCTGCTTATTATATCATAGCTCATGCTTCTAAATATGTGAGGCCGGGTAGTGTAAGGGTAGAGAGCAACATGATAGATGGCTTGCCAAATGTGGCTTTTAAAACTCCAGCAGGTGAGATCATCAATATCGTACTAAATGAAGGTTCTGATGATCAGGTATTTACAATGAGAATTAAGGATAAAGAAATTACAACCAAATTACAGCCGGGAGCTGTGGCTACTTATATATATCAATTATAA
- a CDS encoding carbohydrate-binding protein has translation MHKQLLTYLACFTFSVLSYSGFAQGFLKASGTRIIDSETEENVLWRGIGLGGWMLQEGYMLQTSGAQHEIEARIEELVGETKKQQFYDAWLSNHTREIDIDSMSSWGFNMVRLPMHYKLFTLPIEEEPVQGQNTWLDKGFELTDNLLAWCKANNIYLILDLHAAPGGQGENADISDYDPSKPSLWESQDNKNKMIALWKKLAERYADEPMIGGYDIINEPNWGFQNHESDPNGCAESSNAQLWQLEKDITAAIREVDQNHIIIIEGNCWGNNYSGLPSLWDNNMVISFHKYWNSNEVGAIQGMLNMRNSRNVPIWLGETGENSNKWFTNAVALFESNNMGWSWWPLKKLGGNNPLQIKKPDAYQSVLNYWNGGAKPSESVAFDGLMQFAENTKLENTIFKKDVVDALIRQPHTDETKPFKQHIIEANGEENVVFAVNYDLGKDGFAYYDKVSTNTTGNAGGASWNNGGQYRNDGVDIEACLDETTNGYNVGWTEDGEWLQYTIDVEEEGMYSISVRTASSGDGKISFYSDNVRVAESTTMLSTGGYQLWKTTTINDVYLKAGRQKLKVQIDVGGFNFNYFQINGPSEVTEKPKVIEKKAIDQKKKVGLIFNQPFISIPEDHGFTASINGNSVEIDSVVLNDDASQMINIYLSQEVSYGDEVLISYSGTEIKTIYDMSLDAFSDLLIDIFLEGGALPLSVPGRIEAEDFTVNNGFELETTQDTGGGQNVGYTDNGDYLDYDVEVEETGYFKVGYRVASEEAGGSLSLHTVDAEGNAEEISSVAFSATGGWQDWSTASGSMAFLEKGYQTIRLQATASLFNINWFELTYLGPDLPTGIDEKSNGTLIYPNPTDGPIQIHFTNAADVKLVVLSDASGKKIWSGESKGSSEFSVNQNLRDGLYFITITEKDSAYTKRVLVRK, from the coding sequence ATGCATAAACAACTACTTACTTATTTAGCTTGCTTCACATTTTCTGTTTTATCCTACTCAGGTTTTGCTCAGGGATTTCTCAAAGCATCAGGAACCAGAATTATAGATTCTGAAACCGAGGAAAATGTATTATGGCGAGGTATTGGTTTAGGCGGATGGATGTTACAGGAAGGTTATATGCTACAAACTTCTGGAGCTCAGCACGAAATAGAAGCTAGAATAGAAGAATTAGTAGGCGAAACAAAGAAGCAACAGTTCTATGATGCGTGGCTCTCTAATCACACCAGAGAGATTGATATAGACTCTATGTCATCATGGGGTTTTAATATGGTGAGATTACCCATGCACTACAAGCTGTTTACCCTACCTATTGAAGAAGAGCCGGTTCAAGGCCAAAATACGTGGCTAGATAAGGGTTTTGAGCTAACCGACAATCTTCTCGCCTGGTGTAAAGCCAACAATATATACCTCATTTTAGATCTGCATGCAGCTCCTGGCGGTCAAGGTGAAAATGCAGACATTAGTGATTACGATCCCTCAAAACCTTCACTATGGGAAAGCCAGGATAATAAAAATAAAATGATTGCTCTCTGGAAAAAGTTAGCTGAAAGATATGCTGACGAGCCAATGATAGGAGGGTACGATATAATCAATGAGCCTAACTGGGGCTTTCAAAATCACGAGTCAGATCCAAATGGATGTGCAGAAAGTTCAAATGCTCAGTTATGGCAATTAGAAAAAGACATTACGGCCGCTATAAGAGAGGTCGATCAAAACCACATTATAATAATAGAAGGAAATTGCTGGGGTAACAATTACTCTGGCCTACCATCATTGTGGGATAATAATATGGTTATCAGCTTCCATAAATATTGGAACTCAAACGAAGTGGGAGCTATACAAGGTATGTTAAACATGCGAAATAGCAGGAATGTACCTATCTGGCTTGGTGAAACTGGAGAGAATTCTAATAAATGGTTTACTAATGCTGTGGCTCTGTTCGAGTCTAACAATATGGGCTGGAGTTGGTGGCCACTTAAAAAACTAGGTGGGAATAATCCACTTCAAATTAAGAAGCCCGATGCCTATCAAAGTGTTCTTAACTACTGGAACGGCGGTGCAAAGCCCTCTGAATCAGTTGCTTTTGATGGGTTAATGCAATTTGCTGAAAATACAAAGCTTGAAAATACAATATTTAAAAAAGACGTGGTGGATGCTCTCATCAGACAGCCTCATACCGATGAAACTAAACCCTTTAAGCAACATATAATTGAAGCTAATGGAGAAGAAAACGTGGTATTTGCTGTCAATTACGATTTGGGTAAAGACGGGTTTGCCTACTACGATAAAGTTTCAACTAATACCACCGGAAATGCGGGTGGTGCTTCCTGGAATAATGGTGGTCAGTATAGAAATGATGGGGTAGATATTGAAGCTTGTTTAGATGAAACCACCAATGGATATAATGTAGGTTGGACGGAAGATGGGGAATGGTTACAGTATACCATAGATGTTGAAGAGGAAGGAATGTATAGCATTTCCGTTAGAACAGCCTCGTCAGGTGACGGTAAAATTTCTTTTTATTCAGATAATGTGCGTGTAGCAGAAAGCACTACGATGCTAAGTACAGGTGGCTATCAGTTATGGAAAACCACTACGATAAATGATGTATATCTAAAAGCTGGTAGACAAAAGCTCAAGGTGCAGATTGATGTAGGAGGTTTTAATTTTAATTACTTCCAAATAAATGGCCCTTCGGAGGTAACAGAGAAACCAAAGGTCATTGAGAAAAAGGCTATTGATCAAAAAAAAAAGGTAGGACTGATATTTAATCAACCTTTCATTTCTATCCCAGAGGATCATGGATTTACTGCATCAATCAATGGGAATAGCGTGGAGATTGACAGTGTTGTTTTAAATGATGACGCGTCTCAGATGATTAATATTTACTTATCTCAAGAGGTTTCATATGGAGATGAGGTGCTAATATCATATAGCGGTACAGAAATCAAAACCATCTATGACATGTCATTGGATGCCTTCTCAGATCTTCTGATAGATATTTTCTTAGAAGGCGGCGCTTTACCGTTATCTGTACCAGGAAGAATCGAAGCGGAAGACTTTACCGTTAATAATGGCTTTGAGTTAGAAACTACTCAAGATACTGGAGGAGGACAAAATGTAGGGTATACAGATAATGGTGATTATTTGGATTATGATGTAGAGGTAGAAGAAACAGGATATTTTAAAGTAGGTTACAGGGTGGCTTCAGAAGAAGCGGGTGGCTCGTTAAGTTTACACACTGTTGATGCTGAAGGAAATGCAGAGGAGATAAGTAGTGTTGCCTTTTCCGCAACGGGTGGCTGGCAAGATTGGTCAACAGCCTCTGGCTCAATGGCCTTCTTAGAAAAAGGATATCAAACAATCCGTCTTCAGGCAACCGCTTCATTATTTAACATTAACTGGTTTGAGCTGACTTATCTTGGCCCTGACCTACCCACCGGAATAGATGAAAAAAGTAATGGTACCCTTATTTATCCTAACCCTACTGATGGACCTATCCAAATTCATTTCACCAATGCTGCAGACGTTAAACTAGTAGTTTTAAGTGACGCTTCAGGAAAGAAAATATGGTCAGGAGAAAGTAAAGGATCGTCCGAATTTAGTGTAAATCAAAATCTTAGAGATGGTCTTTATTTTATAACCATCACAGAAAAGGATAGTGCATATACAAAGAGGGTTTTAGTAAGAAAATGA
- a CDS encoding RagB/SusD family nutrient uptake outer membrane protein, whose protein sequence is MNKISIKKILFVVMTLFIATACEDFLDQEVPGKLPETEYYKTDEDLNLGVTAIYDMISAEYNTNWASLYMVKTLLSDEGNAGGSNNGDQLGYQTLDDFKTDDQNDKVRDVWGHLYAAIMRANRVVVNATGENAFQKRLVAEAKALRALCYFDLVTLWGDVPLVLGDVDPSSYTTFGRTPEADIYGQIESDLLDAIADLPLKSAYADMDKFRMSKGAAQALLGKTYLFMEDFPKAKTQFDAVIGSGVYELENDLGIVFSQEGEFGKESLFELSFSSAEAYDWGNFPWGGRPESNIHVQLMGPRADYYTMAPGDSLIGGWGFNVPTKKMYDAYVDAGDVNRRVYTVMSEEELEDNGGNWSVDDAYDFEGYFRRKYGTFNTNTVDVGELNYTTNFKIIRYADVLLMAAEAEYRTNNEAQARDYINEVRSRPGTNLPDVTATGGDLFDAIVTERQLELAFEGFRFLDLVRWGLAPQELGPLGFKTGTHEHLPIPLNDVRSAGLRQNDGY, encoded by the coding sequence ATGAATAAGATATCAATTAAGAAAATATTATTTGTGGTAATGACATTATTCATAGCCACAGCTTGTGAGGACTTTCTGGACCAAGAGGTGCCAGGGAAACTTCCTGAAACAGAATATTATAAAACTGATGAAGATCTGAATCTAGGTGTTACTGCGATTTATGATATGATTTCAGCGGAGTACAATACAAACTGGGCTAGTTTGTATATGGTAAAAACACTATTATCAGATGAAGGGAATGCTGGAGGCAGTAATAACGGTGATCAGTTAGGTTATCAGACTTTAGATGACTTCAAAACTGACGATCAGAATGACAAAGTAAGAGATGTTTGGGGTCACCTTTATGCAGCTATTATGCGAGCGAATCGAGTAGTTGTTAATGCTACTGGAGAAAATGCTTTTCAGAAGAGATTAGTGGCAGAGGCTAAGGCGCTTAGGGCTTTGTGTTATTTTGATCTCGTTACCCTTTGGGGTGATGTTCCATTAGTTTTAGGTGATGTGGATCCAAGCAGTTATACAACGTTTGGAAGAACTCCTGAGGCGGATATCTATGGACAAATTGAATCTGATCTTTTAGATGCAATAGCAGATCTTCCTTTAAAGAGTGCATATGCTGATATGGATAAATTCCGTATGTCTAAAGGTGCGGCCCAAGCACTTTTGGGTAAAACATATCTATTCATGGAAGATTTCCCTAAAGCTAAAACTCAATTTGATGCAGTGATAGGTTCGGGAGTTTATGAACTTGAGAATGATTTGGGAATCGTATTTTCTCAGGAAGGTGAGTTCGGTAAAGAATCTTTATTTGAACTTTCTTTCTCATCTGCTGAAGCATATGATTGGGGGAATTTCCCATGGGGAGGAAGACCTGAAAGTAACATCCACGTACAATTAATGGGGCCAAGAGCAGATTATTATACTATGGCTCCTGGTGATTCTTTAATTGGAGGTTGGGGATTTAACGTTCCTACCAAAAAAATGTACGATGCCTATGTAGATGCGGGCGATGTAAATAGAAGAGTTTACACCGTGATGTCTGAAGAGGAATTAGAAGATAATGGAGGAAACTGGAGTGTTGATGATGCTTATGATTTTGAAGGATATTTCAGAAGAAAATACGGAACATTCAATACCAATACCGTAGATGTGGGAGAATTAAATTATACCACAAACTTTAAAATTATCAGATATGCTGATGTTCTATTGATGGCTGCAGAGGCTGAATATAGAACTAACAATGAGGCGCAAGCTCGCGATTACATTAATGAGGTAAGAAGCAGACCAGGAACAAATTTACCTGATGTAACTGCAACGGGAGGTGATCTTTTTGATGCTATAGTTACTGAGCGTCAATTAGAGTTAGCCTTCGAAGGTTTTAGATTCTTAGACTTAGTTCGTTGGGGGCTAGCACCTCAAGAGTTAGGTCCGTTAGGTTTTAAAACTGGAACTCATGAGCACCTGCCAATTCCACTTAATGACGTGAGATCTGCTGGTCTTAGACAAAATGATGGATATTAA